The DNA region TGCCGAGTGTCTCATCCGCTTGGGGGACAGCATGGGCCGCGGAGGCGAGCTGGAGACTGTCTGCAGGTACCagcaggtgggaggcagagggcaggtgggaggcagagggcaGGTGGGAGGCATAGCCCTATCCGCGCCACCCTTGGAGCTAAACTTCCTTCCCATTCCAAAGCCCCACCCCAACCTAACCCCTCAATCCCATTTCCTAACAGGTCCTGGAATGACTTCCATGCCTGCGCCTCTCGGGTCCTGTCAGGCTGCCCAGAGGAGGCGGCTGCTGTGTGGGAGTCTCTGCAGCAAGAAGCTCGCCGGGCCCCACATCCGGATAACTTGCATACATTGTGTGGTGCCCCGGTGCGGGTCTGGGAACGCGGCACTGGCCCGGAGACCAACCAAGAAACACTACAGGCTACAGCAGCTTCACCCGCTGGGGCCCCTGCGCCCCTGCTGCTGGTTGCTGTTCTGGTGCTTGCCTACCTCCTGGGGCCTCTGGCCTAGTCAGTCGGGTCAAGTAGCAGCGCCCACGCCTCCAACCCTGCGCCGGCAGTCGCCGTCTGGGCTCTGCAGAGCGCGCACGGCTTTCATTAAAGGTATTTATATTTGCACTAAGCTCCTTCCTTTCTCGCAGCTGCGACTCACTTGATTGGGAAAGGAGGCCCCAGAAACTGATCCCCAGCACAGGATGGGCTTGGCCAAAGGCTGCCACAGGGGACTCCTTAGGAACATACATTTCCCCCAACGCAGAGCTTTCCATTACACTAATCTCAAGAGTTCTGGTTGAGATCTGCCGGAATGCAAGGTTGTTCTCTGCCTTTTGGGGCTTGCTCGGTGGGGGACCAGATGAGGTCTGGCAGACCAAAGTTCTAAGATCCACACTTCTAATCCTGCATACCCCTTCTATTCTGTCCCTTTGGGAACGGGTGAGGTGGTGTTTGCCCTTGGCCTCACCCCAGCTGCCCAGGCTCCTTTCAGCTTCCAAGCTCCTGATCCTATCTGATCCTCCTCCCTCTGTTGAACTATTACTCAGGTTCAAAATTGCTTAGGCTCTGTGCTCagttcccctcctcctccaaggGTAATAGTCCTTTGGAAGGGGGGCTTGTCCCAAAAAGTGGGGATCCCCTGTCTTAGTCCACGTTCAAATTCTTGAGAAAATCTGAAGCTACAGAAACTGGGTTTATAATGAGGGATCTCTGGCTTTTACTCTCCACAAGCCTGTTCTTTCAGAAGAGGTGTGCATGTGTGCAGAGCCCCTATTCATCCTGGTGGAAAGGAAGGTGAGACTCAGCATGGGCAGAAACTGGCGGAGACCTCAGAGAGAGGGAACCTGATTTCAAGATATCACCCCAAGGCTTCTGTGGGCACTGCCTTGGCCTCCTCACTTGCTTCTATTATCACCTCCACTTTACTTTCTTGTCAtagtcatcttctttttttcttgaggtactgagtgttgaacccagggctttgtacaagCTAAACAAGCACactacctctaagctacatccccagtctttttaaattttttgttcatctatttatttttttctgtattgaagattgaacccaggggcattctatattctatattcccatccttttaaatttttctttgagattaggggttattgaggctggcttcaaacttgcaatcctcctgcctcaacttccccagtagctggaattacagatataaGCCATCACATCTGGCTTATTCTCTACTTCCTGAATGAAAATCTGATGACTGTGTTCCTACCCCTTGTCTGTAACGCCCTATATAAACCAGTTTTGTCCACTCCTACAACCCACTCTGTAGTAACACAGAGGAGTTGTCTACCTATCCAGTCCTTCAGGACAGAAGAAGCTTCAGAGAGGACACAGCACTCTCAAGGGCGTGACAGGACATGGGATGTCAGACCTAAAAGTGGTGCAGGAAAGGTGGGCTGACATGGAAAAGACTTTACAAGAGACATCCAAAGCAATCATTTGGGAAGGAGGAAGCAAGAGAGTTTTGCAGGCCAGGCCTACACTGAAGTTTATGCTGAAAGGGTGTCACCCTTCAGGACAGTCAGGCCTGATGAGATCCTTGCTTAGGCAACAGGTGTCTCTAGAGACCTCTACCCAGGTATATAGAAACTCTACATCATTCATGTTTCCTAAACATTCATATGACTAACTCAGATGCTTTATCTCCCTTTCTCTGCCCTGACTCTACGTTTTTTATCTGGACTTCTATCCCCACTTTCATCAACAAGACCTTGTCCATCTTCTCACATcacctgaaggggaaagtacaGGGGGCGCAGATTTATCCCCTTTGACCACTAGAATTTTCCAGGAAGAAAGCAGGCTTTTTATTCTTCTGTGTCTGTGCATCTATTATTTTTTGTTCAAAATAtcattcttgggctgggattgtggctcagtggtagagcattgcctagcatatgtgaggcactgggttggattctcagcaccatatataaatgaataaaataaataaggatccatcaacaactaaaaaatattaaaaacaccaAAATACCATTCTCCATTTTCTCCTGGTAAATTCCTACTTCTTGTTTAGTATCCTCTCCTCCCTAACACTGACTTCGACCTGAATTAAAGCCACCTGTAGGTCTACACAGATCCTGGGCTTTCTGCTGCCTCGGTACTAATAGCACTGGCTTATTATTGTCAAGTCCAGGTCAGAATTTTCCACTGTGTTGAAGAGGTTGAAGCAAGAAtatggaaagtttgaggccagccttaactAATTattgaggcccaaagcaatttagtgagaccctgtctcaaaagaaaaaaaaaattaaagggctgggagtgtagctcagtggtaaagcactctgggttcaatccccactaccccccccaaaaaaaaaaaaaaatccccactgTGGACTCCTCAAGAACAAGGAATTCTTGCTGTGTTTCTAGCACTCAACCTAGGGCTGGGAATAAAGAGTGTGCATAGAGTATATGAAATGAAAGAATATCTAAGCCCAGCACAGAAAGTATTTCAAAAGCTTGAACTGAGggagatatagctcatttggtagagtgctttcctcgcatgcacaaagccctgggttcaatccccatcaccactcacacacaaaaaaagcttGGACTGAGAATACCCCAACATAGGCAATGTGTCTTGTTGGGGCAGTCTCCTCAGCTTGGGCATATTGTTAGGAGGGAAGGTGCTGGTTTTCCAGACTCTCAAAGTCTTCCAGAGCCAGTTGTGGTGGGTGGCCAGGAGCAGCTTGCTTCCAAGAGCAGGGGCTTGGCTGCACTGACCAGCACTGGGGGATTACCATCCTTCTGCTCTGACCTACTTTTCCCCTGATTTTTTGCTCCCTAAGTCCCTACCCTTCCATGGAGTGCAGTGATGGGGGAGATGAGGGAGGGTGGAAAGAATCTGCTCCCTGGCCGGAGGCTTAAGGGCTTTGTGTGTTTTATCCCAAAGCTAGAGGAGAGGGGTGGGCTGATAGCCAAGCAAACTGGGCCCTGGGCACAGATGCCTAGGCTAGAGCATCACAGTGATAGTGTTTCACATTTGTAGCTCTGGAGATGAGGAGTAGTTTATTTCAGAAAGGAGTCCAGGGGTTGGATTGCGTAGACCCCAGTCCCTTTTGCCTCAATATTCTTCTTCACTGCAGGGCCTCCTGCTCTTCCCCAGAGCCCAGAACAGGACCTGTTTGTagggcttaataaatatttgtaaatttactGAATATCTTTAAAACGGAGGTGTTGTGTAGATGTTTGAGTACCATGAACCTTGgaattacatattatttttaattctttgtgagGTTGGGATTATGAGCCCCATtgcataaataagaaaaaaatgaagtggtagcacatacctataattccagttactcaggaagttgagacagaaggattacTAATTCTAGACCAACCTGTCtagaaactaaataaaaagggctggggatgtgtagctcagtggtagaacaccctgggttcaatccccattactgcaaaataaataaataaaaagaaaaagaaacttgagaGGAGATGTCTTTCCTAAAAACACAGTCATGGGAATATCAGATCTGGGATTTGATCCCAAGTTTGTTTGGCACCAAAGTCCATTCCCTTAATCATCCcactaaactctttttttttttttttttttttttttttgtggtgctggggattgaacctagtgccttgtGCTCCactaaacttttcaaaaacattgtgtgtgtgtgtgattgaactcaggggtgttctatcacagctacatctccagcccttttttatttttcatttcgaGACAGGGACTagttatgttgcccaggctgacctcaagtttgtaatcctgcctcagcctctgcagttgctggggttacaagcaTGGGCCACTACAAAGACTGGATAAGagacaattttttgtttgtttgtttggtgctggggattgaacccagggatgctttgtggttgagctacatccctgctcttttttaaatatatattttttagttgtcaatggatctttattttacttatttatatgtagtgctgagaatcgaacccagtgcttcacacaagctagacaagtgctctaccactgagccataaccccagccccatcccagccctttttgaaacAGGCCTCTTTAAATTGCAGAGTTTGGCCTCAAATttacgattctcctgcctcagcctcccagtcgcTGAGCTTACAGACGTGTACCGTGTGCCGCTGCTCCCGCCTGcaaaccttttttatttaattttgagacagagtctcgctaaattgcccaaactggcctcccttgtgcctcagcctccctagtagctgggttTACAAGTGACCACACCTAGGTTCCattttcagcaccacaaaagcaaacaaaccaaaaaacaaacaaataaatgataaaatagggctaggaatatagctcagtggtcgagcgcccttaggttcaatcccaagtaacgaaataaataaataggtagattTGTTATTGAAATTTAAGTCGGTCTTTTGCGGCGATTGAGGCATTTTCAGAAATCTCCGCTGAAACACTCTACGTCCTTAACCTCGCTCTTCAAAGAACACTTTTTCCCAATCAGAAACTTGAAACTCTCTCCCAACTTCCTGAGGTCACTCGTTTTTCTAACACAGGCCCTCCGCACAGCTCACAGTGTAACTTCTTAGAACAATAAACAGATGTCCCCACTGCTCCGCCACAAAAGAGGGACTGTCCCCGCCCCGCAGGCCTCGCTCGGCAGACAGGCAGAACTCAGAGCGCAGTCAGCCGCGTAGCCCGACCTACGGAGAGTTCGCCCGGGTCCCGCCCCGTAGGCGGCGGAGGTTTGTTTTGGCGCCGGGAGCGCGCTGTGATGACGCTACCACGCTGACGCCGGAGGatagcggcggcggcggcggcggcggcggccgtgGCCGCGGCCGTGAGACGGTCCGCGGAGCCGCCGAGACGCCGAAGAGCCCGCCGCCCGCGCGAGGTGAGGCGGCCTGGCTCAGGGCGAAGGCCCGACGGGCGGGAGGGGCAGACGAGCAGCAGCTGCAGTCGTTTCCTGTGAAAACAGGGCCTCTCCCTGCACAGCCCGGATTCCTCGGCCCTTGTGCTCTGAGGCCTACCGGGCCGGGAGCAGGCCGAGCGATGGCAGCTCGGGGTCCCGGGTGTCTGAATCTGGCCTGGCCTTGAAACGTGATGCAGTGCTGGGTAACCCACACTGGTGGGCCTGGTGGACGTGGTCAGCTGCCCTTACTGCGGTTCAGCGGTGTCGCTTCCAGTGTGGGTCAGATTGACATAACCCCATGGCCCTCACTGCTTTGTAGTGTCCGGTGCCTACCCCACACCTTTACTTTGCTACTGAACACCAGGGTCCGGCGGGTCAACCGACCACTTCCTTGTActgacgggggggggggggggaagcaggcCAGAGTCCAGCTATGTTGACTGCACAGCAGACTTGTCATTCCTGCAAGGGGAAAAGCCAATCCTCCTACGTGAAGCTACTGAAGTTGAAAATCTAGTCTTTAACTTCCTATAACCGGCTCCTTTGTTACTGTAGTATTTAAGTCACGCTTCTTAGTTTGAAGCATTCAGAGCTCTTCATAATCTGGTAGAGGCCTAATCCTACAGTCAACACCTGGGCACTTCTTCACTCCCTTTTCGTAATGTATGTTGTGGAAGCATGTTACTTCTATGGTTTCATATCCTTGTGATTTAGATATGCAgatttctcttccttcccatcCACCAATATGGGAAAAGTACATGTATTCTTTAAAGTCCATCTGAGTTGACATTTTCTTGGGAAAACTTGTTCGCATGTAATCACTGATTCCCCTTTGTCCATGCTGCTGCTGCGGAGTATATAATGTGTCAAATATGATCTGCATCTCTCTGGCTGTATATCTGGCATAAAGTAGGAGCTCCAGCAGCAGTGGTGTCTGCTGAATCTATTGGGATAGGTTACTGATTTATTAATGGATTCAGATTCAGCTATATTATTGAGCACCTGTCAGTGGCAGGGCCAGGATCTGAGATGACCACAGCTAACACCTATGTGTTGTAGGTGTGGATCTTCAACCTTGAAGATCCAAAATTTCTCTGggtagtttttttctctttctttctttctttttttttttttttttttggtactagggattgaacccaggggcactttaccactgagctacatccccagtccttgtttttattttttattttgagtcagggtctcactaagttgctcagggcctcactaatttgctgaggctggccttgaacggtgatcctcctgtcacagcctcttgaattgctgggataataggcatgagccactgagcctggcctggttttctctttcttttcttttttttttttttcctgcagtacttggaattgaacccagggcagccCCTGGGgtagtttttcaaaatacaaattcaaGAGTTTTCTCtcttgagctggggttgtggctcagtggtaaaacatttgcctagcatgtgtgaggcacagggttcaatcctcagcaccacataaaaataagtaaataaataaaggcattgtgtccatctacaactaaaaatattaagaaaaaaagttttactctttttttcctgcattttttttcttattggtgcattatagttgtatgtattgttggaatttgttgttacacgTTCGTATATACCTATAATAATTTGACCCATATCACTCCCGAGCACTTAACCCCTCCCTCCCTAAGAGtgttattcttgattttttttagggcggtgtactggggattgaacctagtacctgTGTTCTACCTCTTAACTATACTACCAGTTACCTCTCACtctaaaattttgattaaaaaaaaaaatgtgggctggggctgtatctcagtggtagagcgtctgccttgcatttgtgaggttctgggtttgatcctcagcaccacataaaaataaataaataaaaatattgtgtccatctacaacgaaaaaaatgtttttttaaaaagtgactttactgtgatttctttctttctttctttttaaaggagagagagagagagaatcttttttgtagaaggacacaacacagtgcctttatttttatgtggtgctgagaatcaaacccgggtcccgcccatgctaagcgggcaatctaccactgagccacaatcctagcccactTTACTGTGATTTCTGCTTGAAGATCTGTGTCGCTGCCTCAAGAAACTTGTCTCTTTTGTCCAATAGAATGGGCTAGCTATGCATTATGGACTCCTGTTGTGTCTCATTGCCCATTCCTTAGAGAGAGAGTATATTTTGGTGGTTAGAAGCAGGAATTTTAGAGTCAGAAAGACCTTGTTTCAATTTCTGGCTTTTATGAGATTAAGTTTCTTTGGATTGAAATTTCCTATTTCTAGAATAGGAATAATCATTGCCTACCTCACATGGTTGCAGAGAGGATTGAGATATTGTGGATGAGATCCTTAGCAGAGTTGAAATTCTAAACTGAAGCCACTCTTATTACTAATGATCATTAATAATAAGTGTCCTTTGTCAAAAGAAAATCTCTCTAgtcccagcaaatcaggaggctgaggcaggagaatcacattttgaggccagtctaagcaacttagcaaggccttaagcaatttaaccagaacttgtttcaaaaagaaagaaagaaaagaaaagaccaggcatgtggctcattggtaaagcactcctgggttctatccccaggaccaggaaaaaaaaaaatctccccccaccacccccagaaAATCTCATCTCTGTTTGCTCTTCAGACTGAGCTGTATGTAGGAAGCTGCCTTGTGTTGGTGATTTCATTAAGGTCATTCCTCCTCATCAGAGAAAGCTGGCAACACTCATCAGGTTTCTCATCAGGATATATATAGTTGACTATTCCCCTAGAAGAAATGTGGAATGTTAACACACTAGAGGGTGGGTTTGCTGAATAAACACATTGTCTAGGTCTAATTACAGTTCTGTGCTTAAGTTGTATAAATGAGCTGGAGAAAGTGCAGCCTTAAGGACAACTGTTTctctctgacactgagctacaaatTCACATTTTCTTAGATTTGCTTGGCTCTTAGAATGGAATGCCCCTGCAGATTTTAGAATAAGAATCTGCAGTAGATGCTGGTATTCTCTGTCAGTCACAAATTCATAGTTAAATGACTGGCACTTTGGTTTGGCCTTCCATTTCACTCTAAAAGTAtaaggatttttttgtgtgtgtggtactggggataaacccaggactttgcacatgctaggcaagtgctctgccactgaggtataTCTTCAatctcttattttgagacagagtcctgctAAATTTCCTAaacttgcctcaaacttgtgattctcttgcctcagcct from Marmota flaviventris isolate mMarFla1 chromosome 18, mMarFla1.hap1, whole genome shotgun sequence includes:
- the Nrn1l gene encoding neuritin-like protein; this encodes MVPPSVGWAGRLHSKLLAPALGSQPGTMRCCCCCCCCCYRRCYQRPPGVLKLLLLLPLVLLPLLAAATEAPNRCDTIYQGFAECLIRLGDSMGRGGELETVCRSWNDFHACASRVLSGCPEEAAAVWESLQQEARRAPHPDNLHTLCGAPVRVWERGTGPETNQETLQATAASPAGAPAPLLLVAVLVLAYLLGPLA